One stretch of Schlesneria sp. DSM 10557 DNA includes these proteins:
- a CDS encoding HNH endonuclease codes for MIAAHSPAIQSSVLALNRHYLPVHVLSVSRAFCLLYKGAAEVISVDDGTFHSYDFENWVEMGFLRLEMDDREDVDWIRAVNFEIQVPRIVRLLRYDRLPRNGVKFNRRNIFLRDENRCQYCGKRFGTHRLSLDHVMPKSRGGPTNWENIVCCCLDCNVRKGGRTPYEANMKLMKQPHKPARNPLLFHHLSSRKYDCWRTFLSD; via the coding sequence ATGATTGCAGCACACAGTCCGGCGATTCAGTCGAGCGTACTGGCACTGAATCGTCACTATCTTCCGGTGCATGTTCTTTCAGTCAGTCGCGCCTTCTGCCTGCTCTATAAAGGGGCCGCTGAAGTCATCTCCGTCGACGACGGTACGTTTCATTCGTACGACTTTGAGAACTGGGTGGAGATGGGTTTTCTCCGTCTCGAAATGGATGACCGGGAGGATGTGGACTGGATTCGCGCGGTGAACTTTGAAATCCAGGTCCCTCGTATTGTTCGGTTGCTCCGCTATGACCGATTGCCCCGAAATGGGGTCAAGTTCAATCGCCGCAACATTTTCCTACGGGATGAGAACCGCTGCCAGTACTGCGGAAAACGCTTCGGAACACATCGGCTCAGCCTTGATCATGTGATGCCCAAAAGTCGTGGAGGGCCAACCAACTGGGAAAACATCGTCTGCTGCTGTCTGGATTGCAATGTGCGAAAGGGGGGGCGTACTCCCTATGAAGCGAACATGAAGCTGATGAAGCAGCCTCACAAACCAGCGAGAAATCCGTTGTTGTTTCATCATTTGAGTAGCCGCAAGTACGACTGCTGGCGGACTTTTCTAAGCGATTGA
- the rfaE2 gene encoding D-glycero-beta-D-manno-heptose 1-phosphate adenylyltransferase — MTFELIDEMARLGTPRVLVIGDLILDRYVWGDAERISQEAPVILLREDRQETRLGGAANVANMLRGLEAEVTLAGVVGADPDGVWVAKELERFGVDCAALVVDSDRPTTCKVRFMGRAQHRHPHQMLRVDREDRKPVASAIVVQLLAAILPRLHEFQAVLISDYAKGVCTAELLRPLIKAARAAGLPVIVDPAAGGDYNIYRGATGVTPNRSETQKATGVEIRTIDAAYQAGQLLVEKFELDMAFVTLDRDGIVLAPRNGQSVHLPTRVREVYDVTGAGDMVLAMFGLGMAAGIDPTNLCRLANVAGGLEVEQVGVVRISRKEILTDLLRGSRRAAGKVCTVDELTRHVAARHKAGQKVVLTNGCFDLLHVGHLSYLQEAAQEGDCLIVAINSDNSVRRLNKAPDRPIFNEEYRAQMLAGLESVDYVVVFDEETPHAVLRQIQPDVLVKGGTYREDEIVGREVVLGYGGRVKALGITPGVSTTEIVRRLRAVQTEAISIPLPQPAERRAA, encoded by the coding sequence ATGACGTTTGAACTGATCGATGAAATGGCGCGACTGGGCACTCCGCGGGTGCTCGTCATCGGTGACTTGATCCTGGATCGCTATGTCTGGGGTGATGCCGAACGGATCAGTCAGGAAGCCCCCGTGATTCTCTTGCGAGAGGATCGACAGGAAACGCGGCTGGGTGGCGCGGCAAACGTCGCCAACATGCTGCGCGGACTGGAGGCGGAAGTCACTCTCGCCGGCGTTGTCGGAGCCGATCCCGATGGAGTCTGGGTCGCGAAAGAGCTCGAACGATTTGGAGTCGACTGTGCGGCTCTGGTCGTGGACAGTGACCGGCCGACGACCTGCAAAGTCCGATTCATGGGACGTGCCCAGCACCGTCATCCTCATCAAATGCTGCGGGTCGATCGGGAAGATCGAAAGCCTGTCGCCTCAGCCATCGTCGTGCAACTGCTGGCAGCCATCCTTCCCCGGCTGCATGAATTTCAAGCGGTGCTGATTTCCGACTATGCGAAAGGAGTCTGTACTGCAGAACTGCTGCGACCTTTGATCAAGGCCGCACGGGCCGCGGGATTGCCGGTGATTGTCGATCCCGCCGCAGGCGGCGATTACAACATCTACCGTGGCGCAACAGGCGTCACACCCAATCGCTCGGAAACTCAAAAGGCAACGGGTGTTGAAATCCGGACGATCGATGCTGCCTATCAGGCGGGGCAGTTGCTTGTCGAAAAGTTCGAGCTCGACATGGCCTTTGTTACGCTCGACCGGGACGGAATTGTTCTGGCGCCGCGTAATGGTCAATCTGTCCACTTGCCCACCCGCGTGCGTGAGGTCTACGACGTGACCGGAGCCGGCGATATGGTTCTGGCCATGTTCGGATTGGGCATGGCCGCCGGCATCGATCCGACCAATCTGTGTCGACTGGCGAACGTGGCCGGGGGACTTGAGGTCGAACAAGTCGGCGTCGTTCGCATCAGTCGCAAAGAGATTTTGACCGACCTGCTGCGAGGGTCCCGTCGCGCGGCAGGAAAGGTCTGTACCGTCGACGAGTTGACGCGGCATGTTGCCGCAAGGCACAAAGCGGGACAAAAGGTGGTCCTCACCAATGGTTGTTTTGACCTGCTCCACGTGGGGCATCTCAGCTACCTGCAGGAAGCCGCCCAGGAAGGAGATTGCCTGATTGTCGCAATCAACAGCGACAATAGCGTGCGACGTTTGAACAAGGCGCCCGATCGACCGATCTTCAATGAAGAGTACCGCGCTCAGATGCTCGCGGGGCTGGAATCGGTTGATTACGTCGTTGTCTTCGATGAAGAGACTCCCCATGCCGTCTTGCGCCAGATACAGCCGGACGTGCTTGTGAAAGGGGGAACCTATCGCGAAGACGAGATCGTCGGACGCGAGGTGGTGCTCGGCTACGGTGGACGAGTCAAGGCGTTGGGGATTACCCCGGGGGTTTCGACCACTGAGATCGTAAGGCGGTTACGGGCCGTC